A stretch of the Streptococcus himalayensis genome encodes the following:
- a CDS encoding glutamate-5-semialdehyde dehydrogenase, translating into MTSTQELLEAVNRVKKSINTAKEDEKNAALEAMAEQLLAHTQVILQANQKDMAASKGKISEVMLDRLFLDEERIAAMAKGIRDVASLPDPIGEILEETSLPNGLQVLKKRVALGVVGIIYESRPNVTSDAAALALKSGNAVVLRSGKEAYQTAAAIVAALKMGLAQTNISPDCLQLISDTSRESSYAMMKAKGYLDLLIPRGGAGLIQAVVENAIVPVIETGTGIVHVYVDQAANQDMALSIIRNAKTSRPSVCNAMEVCLVHEAIAEEFLPRLQETLVTERKHLGLSPVELRLDAEASRLIKGQVAKETDFDTEFSDYILAVKLVSSLEEAVCHIESHSTHHSDAIITEDSQAAAYFTEQVDSAAVYVNASTRFTDGGEFGLGCEMGISTQKLHARGPMGLKEMTTYKYIVAGNGQVRE; encoded by the coding sequence ATGACCAGTACACAAGAATTATTAGAAGCTGTAAATCGGGTTAAAAAATCGATTAACACGGCAAAAGAGGATGAGAAGAATGCTGCGCTTGAAGCGATGGCTGAGCAATTATTGGCACACACACAGGTTATTTTACAGGCCAATCAAAAGGATATGGCTGCTTCAAAAGGAAAGATTTCAGAGGTCATGTTAGACCGTCTGTTTTTAGATGAGGAGCGGATTGCAGCCATGGCTAAAGGCATTCGAGATGTAGCTTCGTTACCAGATCCTATTGGAGAAATTCTAGAGGAGACAAGCTTACCCAATGGCCTTCAAGTGCTCAAAAAACGAGTGGCTCTAGGGGTTGTTGGGATTATCTACGAAAGTCGACCAAATGTAACCTCAGATGCAGCAGCCTTGGCTTTAAAGAGTGGAAATGCTGTCGTTCTCCGCAGTGGGAAAGAGGCCTATCAGACTGCGGCAGCAATTGTAGCAGCTTTAAAAATGGGACTGGCCCAAACCAACATTTCACCAGATTGCTTGCAGTTGATTTCTGATACAAGTCGTGAGAGTAGTTATGCGATGATGAAGGCCAAAGGTTATTTGGATTTACTAATTCCGCGCGGTGGGGCGGGCTTGATTCAGGCTGTGGTTGAAAATGCGATTGTGCCCGTAATTGAGACAGGAACAGGGATTGTGCACGTCTATGTAGATCAGGCAGCCAATCAAGACATGGCATTATCCATTATTCGTAATGCCAAGACCAGCCGACCATCGGTCTGCAATGCTATGGAAGTGTGTCTTGTGCATGAGGCTATCGCAGAGGAATTTCTCCCGCGTTTGCAGGAAACCTTGGTAACAGAACGCAAGCACTTAGGGCTTTCACCTGTAGAATTGCGGCTGGATGCCGAGGCTAGTCGTTTGATTAAAGGGCAAGTAGCTAAAGAGACAGATTTTGATACCGAATTTTCTGATTATATTTTAGCGGTCAAGCTTGTATCATCCTTGGAAGAAGCTGTTTGTCATATTGAAAGTCACAGCACCCATCATTCGGATGCGATTATCACGGAAGATAGCCAAGCAGCAGCTTATTTCACAGAACAAGTGGACAGTGCTGCTGTCTATGTCAATGCCTCAACTCGTTTTACAGATGGGGGAGAATTTGGTCTAGGATGTGAAATGGGAATTTCTACTCAAAAATTGCATGCCAGAGGGCCGATGGGCTTGAAGGAAATGACAACCTATAAATACATTGTAGCTGGAAATGGCCAAGTGAGGGAATAA
- the proC gene encoding pyrroline-5-carboxylate reductase — MTKIGFIGLGNMGGLLARIVSKNHDAEMILANRSPEKASTIAQEIGGQAVSNQEVFEQATVIFLGVKPAQFEALLAQYKSVLETRSSVLLISMAAGLSLAQLQDMVPSQHRFIRMMPNTPVAVGAGVITYALGKGTSQADEQLFQELFTGSAELILLEEKQLDAATALAGCGPAFVYPFIEALSDAGVQQGLPRAIALKMAAQTVLGSGKMVLDSHEHPAVLKDQVCSPGGSTIAGVASLEKTGFRGSVIEAVTEAYERTQELGQK; from the coding sequence ATGACAAAGATTGGTTTTATCGGTTTGGGAAATATGGGCGGTCTTTTGGCTCGTATTGTCTCAAAAAATCATGATGCAGAGATGATATTGGCAAATCGAAGTCCTGAAAAAGCAAGTACAATCGCCCAAGAAATCGGAGGACAAGCTGTTTCAAACCAAGAGGTCTTTGAGCAGGCGACAGTCATTTTTTTAGGAGTTAAACCAGCCCAGTTTGAAGCCCTACTTGCTCAATATAAATCCGTGCTTGAGACGCGGTCGTCTGTTTTACTCATCAGCATGGCGGCTGGGCTTTCTTTGGCTCAACTGCAAGACATGGTTCCCAGTCAGCACCGCTTTATTCGCATGATGCCCAATACCCCAGTCGCTGTAGGGGCAGGTGTCATTACCTATGCCTTAGGAAAAGGCACTAGTCAAGCAGATGAACAACTATTCCAAGAACTGTTCACAGGAAGTGCAGAGTTAATCCTACTAGAGGAAAAGCAACTGGATGCTGCAACGGCTCTGGCTGGCTGTGGCCCTGCCTTTGTGTATCCATTTATTGAGGCCTTGAGTGATGCAGGTGTTCAGCAAGGCTTGCCTCGTGCGATTGCCCTTAAAATGGCTGCCCAGACCGTACTAGGTTCTGGCAAAATGGTGCTTGATAGTCACGAACATCCAGCCGTCTTGAAAGATCAGGTTTGTAGCCCAGGGGGCTCGACAATTGCAGGTGTTGCCAGTCTTGAAAAAACAGGATTTAGAGGTTCGGTGATCGAAGCGGTGACTGAAGCCTATGAACGCACGCAAGAATTGGGTCAGAAATAG
- a CDS encoding zinc ribbon domain-containing protein YjdM, giving the protein MNTLPNCPICNSEYVYEDGTLLVCPECAHEWNPAEEVVEEGLVVIDANGNRLADGDTVTVIKDLKVKGAPKDIKQGTRVKNIRLVEGDHNIDCKIDGFGAMKLKSEFVKKI; this is encoded by the coding sequence ATGAATACTTTACCAAATTGTCCAATATGCAACTCAGAATATGTCTATGAAGATGGCACCCTTTTGGTCTGCCCAGAATGTGCCCATGAATGGAATCCAGCAGAAGAAGTCGTTGAGGAAGGCTTGGTCGTCATCGATGCAAATGGCAACCGCTTGGCCGATGGAGATACTGTAACGGTTATCAAAGATTTGAAGGTCAAGGGTGCACCCAAAGATATCAAGCAAGGAACACGGGTGAAAAATATCCGCCTAGTCGAAGGTGACCACAATATCGATTGTAAAATTGATGGCTTTGGAGCCATGAAATTGAAATCGGAGTTTGTCAAGAAAATCTAA
- a CDS encoding Pr6Pr family membrane protein produces the protein MKRQVIFYSRIILFILGFTGVYLEITRHGGFGMLLYYTVLSNIIVTAFTAYLLYLMPRSSSAWKTDKILRIKGGVTMCIMITCVIYNFMLAPLATDFYRLENFLCHYIVPLWFFADTLFFDKGRLYRWFDPLLWTSVPLLYMAFALLNGLILKMPIPGAVDSPFAYFFLNIPKYGGAYVFRWVIIIFVAYLGAGFSLVGLKALPRPRKMNSIK, from the coding sequence ATGAAGAGACAGGTTATATTCTACAGCCGAATTATCCTTTTCATTTTAGGATTTACAGGTGTTTATTTAGAAATTACTCGGCATGGTGGCTTTGGGATGCTCTTGTACTATACCGTTTTGTCCAATATCATCGTGACGGCCTTCACTGCTTATTTGCTCTATCTCATGCCGCGCTCATCAAGTGCTTGGAAGACGGACAAGATTCTGCGTATCAAGGGAGGCGTGACCATGTGTATCATGATTACATGTGTGATTTACAATTTTATGCTAGCTCCTTTAGCAACCGATTTTTACCGCTTGGAAAATTTTCTGTGCCATTATATCGTACCTTTATGGTTTTTTGCGGATACCTTGTTTTTTGATAAGGGACGTCTCTATCGGTGGTTTGATCCCTTGCTCTGGACCAGTGTCCCTCTTCTTTATATGGCTTTTGCACTGCTAAATGGCTTAATTCTTAAAATGCCCATTCCCGGAGCGGTCGATAGTCCCTTTGCGTATTTCTTTTTAAATATTCCGAAATATGGCGGAGCCTATGTGTTTCGCTGGGTGATAATCATTTTTGTGGCTTATCTAGGAGCTGGATTTAGCCTAGTTGGGCTAAAGGCTCTACCTCGCCCGAGAAAAATGAATAGCATCAAATGA
- the pyrR gene encoding bifunctional pyr operon transcriptional regulator/uracil phosphoribosyltransferase PyrR — protein MKTKEVVDDLTMKRAITRMTYEIIERNKDLDKIVLAGIKTRGVYIARRIQERLEQLEKVQVPMGELDTKPFRDDMKVDEDTTHIPVDITDREVILVDDVLYTGRTIRAAIDNLVSLGRPARVSLAVLVDRGHRELPIRPDYVGKNIPTSQSEEIIVEMQEEDGQDRVLIRKEK, from the coding sequence GTGAAAACAAAAGAAGTTGTTGATGATTTGACCATGAAGCGTGCCATCACGCGTATGACTTATGAAATCATCGAACGCAACAAGGATTTGGACAAGATTGTCCTAGCAGGGATTAAGACAAGAGGAGTCTATATTGCCCGACGGATCCAAGAGCGTTTAGAGCAGTTAGAGAAAGTTCAAGTTCCTATGGGAGAGCTGGATACCAAGCCGTTTCGTGATGATATGAAGGTAGATGAAGACACAACTCATATACCGGTAGATATTACGGATCGAGAAGTTATCTTGGTGGACGATGTGCTCTACACAGGGCGGACCATTCGTGCGGCTATTGACAATCTGGTCAGTCTAGGACGTCCTGCACGTGTCAGTTTGGCTGTTCTAGTTGACCGTGGACATCGAGAATTGCCGATACGGCCAGACTATGTTGGGAAAAATATTCCAACCAGCCAATCGGAAGAAATTATTGTCGAGATGCAGGAAGAAGACGGACAAGATCGCGTCTTAATTAGGAAGGAAAAATAA